The Coregonus clupeaformis isolate EN_2021a chromosome 8, ASM2061545v1, whole genome shotgun sequence genome has a segment encoding these proteins:
- the LOC121572091 gene encoding N-acetylneuraminate 9-O-acetyltransferase encodes MAVLAYSLGKREINQYFCIKNAKLLSLAAVILLTVFHTVSRYYGGGDTCEWLLSSGRFLGENVWQPYGCMMHKYKSIEAKTCLNEKRVAFIGDSRIRQLFYSYIQIIDPTQRENGRKHENIPFEDRSSSVNVDFLWYAEVNNSLKERLMSWTEDPSVKPDVVIIGAATWSIKLRGGSSEALQQYRANLTAISLPLEQLAEDGEVYWVLQDPVHEEVLSDNRKMITNEQLELYNEAALSTLNSNKNNGKARVRFLGASRQAAMETIAQSDDGLHLPESTRNVGAMILMNAVCNKVLQPIDGSCCQSLPAPNFLQKLTACVFLGSALVFLVLHALGHNRHWKSRPTPPDVESGEEKKPATVAPPLSHKAPFQAVCKMGLIMAYFYLCDRADVFMKEQKFYTHSTFFIPLIYMFVLGIFYSENSKETKLLNREQTDEWKGWMQLVILIYHISGASAFIPVYMHVRVLVAAYLFQTGYGHFSFFWLKGDFGLYRVCQVLFRLNFLVIVLCLVMDRPYQFYYFVPLVTFWFVIIYATMAMWPQILQKKANGSGMWHIGILVKLLGLLLFICFFAHSQGLFESIFSVWPVSKLFELNGSIHEWWFRWKLDRFAIIHGMLFAFVYLVLQKCQVLSEGKGEPLFSTRISNILLLISVVSFMTYSIWASSCKNKTECNEMHPYVSGLQILAFILIRNIPGYARSLYSSFFAWFGKISLELFICQYHIWLAADTKGILVLIPGNPSLNIILSTFIFVCVAHEISLITNDLAQVAIPKDGGALLKRLLAAGVFTLGLLLTSRSAEGNQGEGH; translated from the exons ATGGCGGTCCTCGCCTATAGCCTTGGCAAACGGGAAATAAATCAGTATTTTTGCATTAAAAATGCCAAATTATTATCTCTCGCTGCCGTCATTCTACTGACTGTGTTTCACACAGTTTCTCGGTATTATGGAG GTGGAGACACATGTGAGTGGCTGCTGTCCAGTGGTCGGTTCTTAGGAGAGAACGTGTGGCAGCCCTATGGCTGTATGATGCACAAATATAAAAGCAT tgaagcaaaGACTTGCCTTAATGAGAAAAGGGTGGCCTTCATTGGCGATTCCAGAATACGGCAGCTATTCTATTCATACATACAAATAATCGATCCTACACAAAGAGAGAATGGAAGAAAG CACGAGAACATTCCCTTTGAAGATAGGAGCTCTTCAGTCAATGTG GACTTCCTGTGGTATGCAGAAGTGAATAACTCTCTGAAGGAGCGCTTGATGTCATGGACAGAG GATCCTTCTGTAAAACCAGATGTCGTCATCATCGGAGCTGCCACT TGGTCCATCAAGTTGCGTGGTGGCAGCAGCGAGGCGCTGCAGCAGTACAGGGCCAACCTCACAGCCATCTCCTTACCTCTGGAACAGCTGGCTGAGGATGGGGAGGTCTACTGGGTTTTACAGG acCCTGTTCATGAGGAAGTTCTGAGTGACAACAGGAAGATGATTACTAACGAGCAGTTGGAGCTGTACAACGAGGCGGCGCTCAGCACTCTGAACAGCAACAAGAACAACGGCAAGGCCAGAGTCAGGTTCCTGGGCGCCTCGCGCCAGGCTGCCATGGAAACCATTGCCCAATCAGATGATGGCCTGCACCTGCCCGAGAGCACCCGGAATGTG GGTGCCATGATCCTGATGAACGCTGTGTGTAACAAGGTCCTGCAGCCCATCGACGGCTCCTGCTGCCAGTCCCTGCCGGCCCCCAACTTCCTCCAGAAACTGACAGCCTGTGTCTTCCTGGGCTCAGCCCTGGTCTTCCTGGTGCTCCATGCTCTGGGCCACAACAG GCACTGGAAGTCCCGGCCCACACCCCCCGATGTGGAGAGCGGCGAGGAGAAGAAGCCGGCTACAGTGGCGCCGCCTCTCAGCCACAAGGCTCCGTTCCAGGCCGTGTGTAAGATGGGCCTCATCATGGCTTACTTCTACCTGTGTGACCGGGCCGACGTCTTCATGAAGGAGCAGAAGTTCTATACCCACTCCACCTTCTTCATCCCCCTCATCTATATGTTTGTCCTGGGGATCTTCTACAGCGAGAACAGCAAGGAG ACCAAGCTGCTGAACAGAGAGCAGACCGATGAGTGGAAGGGCTGGATGCAGCTGGTCATCCTAATCTACCACATATCTGGAGCCAGCGCT TTCATCCCTGTGTACATGCATGTCCGGGTCCTGGTGGCAGCCTACCTTTTCCAGACAGGATACGGACACTTCTCCTTCTTCTGGCTCAAAGGGGACTTCGGACTCTACAGAGTGTGCCAG GTCCTATTCCGTCTCAACTTCCTGGTCATAGTTCTGTGTCTGGTGATGGACCGGCCGTACCAGTTCTACTACTTTGTGCCTCTGGTCACCTTCTGGTTCGTCATAATCTATGCCACCATGGCCATGTGGCCCCAGATACTGCAGAAGAAAGCCAACG GTAGTGGGATGTGGCACATTGGGATTCTAGTTAAGCTGCTTGGGTTACTCCTGTTCATCTGCTTCTTTGCGCATTCACAG GGGTTGTTTGAGAGCATTTTCTCAGTCTGGCCCGTCTCCAAGCTCTTTGAGCTGAACGGAAGCATTCACGAGTGGTGGTTTAGGTGGAAGCTGGATCGATTT GCCATTATCCACGGGATGCTGTTTGCCTTTGTCTACCTGGTGTTGCAGAAGTGCCAGGTCCTCTCTGAGGGGAAAGGAGAGCCTCTCTTCTCCACAAGGATCTCCAACATCCTACTCCTCATCTCTGTGGTCTCATTCATG ACCTATTCCATATGGGCCAGCAGCTGTAAAAACAAGACCGAGTGCAACGAGATGCATCCCTACGTCTCAGGGCTCCAG aTCCTAGCCTTCATCCTAATCAGAAACATTCCCGGATACGCCCGCTCTTTATACAGCTCATTCTTCGCATGGTTCGGGAAGATCTCCCTAGAG CTGTTCATCTGCCAGTACCACATCTGGCTGGCGGCGGACACCAAGGGCATCCTGGTGCTGATCCCAGGCAACCCCTCGCTCAACATCATCCTCAGCACCTTCATCTTTGTGTGCGTGGCCCATGAGATCTCCCTGATCACCAACGACCTGGCCCAGGTGGCCATTCCCAAGGACGGGGGTGCCCTGCTCAAGAGGCTGCTGGCCGCCGGGGTCTTCACCCTGGGTCTACTTCTGACGTCCAGGAGCGCTGAAGGGAACCAGGGAGAAGGCCACTGA